One part of the Pandoraea faecigallinarum genome encodes these proteins:
- a CDS encoding TonB-dependent receptor family protein yields the protein MATLGTAYAQASPAAEAKAEVELGAVNVSGDWLGTGLDNSAKTFPGARTVVKKAQIEESGASSIGDVMRRIPGVQATDNSGTAGSAISLNIGVRGLTGRYTPRSTVLLDGIPMAVAPYGQPQLSFAPVSLFNIESIDVVRSGGAVRYGPQNVGGVINFKTRAIPSTSGLSADATVRENIYTAGGGANTQYGAFLGTQMDNGLGLALLYSGMVGRDWRKGSDERVNDVALKWRYDISPSQQVYGKISYYDVKSKTPGGLSVAQYNADPFQNTRPDDYWSGNRTGLDFGYLNTISETQEFEIRTFYNQSYRQSTLVNATGLSTTHQPRNYETFGIEPRFTQRLFFGPSAHDVTVGYRYVHERGDDNQWTTTLATGRNSATQTFNNYTSANAFYIDDRMAWGNWRLTPGLRYEFINSQRVDNATGNTFRSDNNKALPSVNLSYLVNSAWTIFADYSTSFGPVQNTQLNSMSAANPLEPELARTYEIGTRWTDNRWKAELTAFKMKFDNQILQIPGSNPPVFQNIGATNHDGVEAAVDYTFDRDSVLRGLNVYANFTFTRAIQKSGSTAGLDVPFYSRFTDTLGARYAIGRWTFNVSTTHQSSQYADLANTEAESADGSNGKVPGFRVWNLQANYKLPFYKNADVTVGLNNVFDKRFYTRNVDGNAGRMVGAPRMVYVQGHFGF from the coding sequence ATGGCAACGCTCGGCACGGCGTACGCGCAGGCAAGTCCGGCCGCAGAAGCGAAGGCCGAAGTCGAACTCGGCGCGGTGAACGTCTCCGGCGACTGGCTGGGTACCGGTCTGGACAACAGCGCGAAAACGTTTCCCGGCGCACGCACGGTCGTGAAGAAGGCGCAGATCGAAGAATCGGGTGCAAGCAGCATCGGCGACGTCATGCGACGCATCCCCGGGGTGCAGGCCACCGACAACTCCGGCACCGCCGGCAGCGCCATCTCGCTGAACATCGGCGTGCGCGGCCTCACCGGCCGTTACACCCCGCGCTCGACCGTGCTGCTCGACGGCATTCCGATGGCGGTCGCCCCTTACGGCCAGCCGCAACTCTCGTTCGCACCGGTCAGCCTGTTCAACATCGAGAGCATCGATGTGGTGCGCAGCGGCGGTGCCGTTCGCTACGGCCCGCAAAACGTCGGCGGCGTGATCAACTTCAAGACGCGTGCGATCCCCAGTACCTCGGGCCTGAGCGCCGACGCGACGGTTCGCGAGAACATCTACACCGCCGGCGGCGGCGCGAACACCCAGTACGGCGCGTTTCTCGGCACGCAGATGGACAACGGTCTCGGTCTCGCGTTGTTGTACTCGGGCATGGTGGGCCGCGACTGGCGCAAGGGCAGCGACGAGCGGGTCAACGACGTGGCGCTGAAGTGGCGCTACGACATCTCGCCGAGCCAGCAGGTGTACGGCAAGATCTCGTACTACGACGTGAAGTCGAAGACGCCCGGCGGTCTGAGCGTCGCGCAATACAACGCCGATCCGTTTCAGAATACGCGTCCGGACGACTATTGGAGCGGCAACCGCACCGGCCTCGACTTCGGTTATCTGAATACGATCTCCGAGACACAGGAGTTCGAGATCCGCACGTTCTACAACCAGAGCTATCGTCAGAGCACGCTCGTCAATGCGACCGGCCTCTCCACGACGCACCAGCCGCGCAACTATGAGACGTTCGGTATCGAGCCGCGCTTCACACAGCGGCTTTTCTTCGGTCCGAGCGCACACGACGTGACCGTGGGTTATCGCTACGTCCACGAACGCGGCGACGACAACCAGTGGACCACCACGCTCGCGACCGGCAGAAACTCTGCGACGCAGACCTTCAACAACTACACCAGCGCGAATGCGTTCTATATCGACGACCGCATGGCGTGGGGGAACTGGCGCCTGACGCCGGGCCTGCGCTACGAGTTCATCAACTCGCAGCGCGTGGACAATGCCACCGGCAACACCTTCCGCTCTGACAACAACAAGGCGTTGCCGTCGGTGAACCTGTCGTATCTGGTGAACAGCGCGTGGACGATCTTCGCGGACTACAGCACGTCGTTCGGACCGGTGCAGAACACGCAGTTGAATTCGATGTCGGCGGCCAACCCGCTTGAGCCGGAACTGGCCCGCACGTATGAAATCGGCACGCGCTGGACGGACAATCGCTGGAAGGCCGAACTGACGGCGTTCAAGATGAAGTTCGACAACCAGATTCTGCAAATTCCGGGGTCGAACCCGCCTGTCTTCCAGAACATCGGCGCGACGAACCACGATGGTGTCGAAGCCGCCGTCGATTACACGTTCGACCGCGACAGCGTGTTGCGCGGACTGAACGTCTACGCGAACTTCACGTTCACGCGCGCCATCCAGAAGTCGGGATCGACGGCCGGTCTGGACGTGCCGTTCTATTCGCGCTTCACCGACACGCTCGGGGCGCGCTACGCGATCGGTCGGTGGACGTTCAACGTCTCGACGACGCACCAAAGCTCACAATACGCCGACCTCGCAAACACGGAAGCCGAATCGGCAGACGGCAGCAACGGCAAGGTGCCGGGCTTCCGCGTGTGGAACCTGCAAGCGAACTACAAGCTTCCGTTCTACAAGAACGCCGACGTTACCGTGGGCCTGAACAACGTCTTCGACAAGCGCTTCTATACGCGTAACGTCGACGGCAATGCCGGGCGCATGGTCGGCGCGCCGCGCATGGTCTACGTCCAGGGGCATTTCGGCTTCTGA
- a CDS encoding Fic family protein: protein MSEAETTRRPQEPNRSELAPASERTSAGIGALDDQRPASRMHAQMRAAIDTSARTQAVAQQRRIIVAPPAPQLRRPAPPPASAPIQRVVDFSSDVDKQYTKDAYLTKLRQASGKSFAHVRLTWLAAERSADRIRLSNNIALAWAQLAPYAPPDDRQAGTLGTYPENDAALLDSAAREIPMVSRYDVDRHSAAIAAHYRTIFPFAREEPGEAQTPWNPDDALDIAGRPATIDPTTWDNLTDTQRAALVRHRDDLDALMRVLQGLVRSGAQDQDDYVIALYSHLAARRGDGRSVGRIAGLRDNGRYLQTIVDVRRGKSPRVDAYRPTKFSDVSAIDWASRDDLAEDRPFLRQRTDQLRKSLSGDDLRNERDILTKWASPATGVQRDNVGMDQDTVGKSVPSRKRGTPGANVSLLDTTLAQIAPIEGTLYAAYARNDSLKVGEVFSQGAPLSASESAGGTVTFSKGAMSGASAAMDRYRIYAKGFNGIPISPLAPDVGHGQREVVFRARATFKVLSIEAGNFGAGVTRLVTLLEQGESSSHASAVKHSQEALLNPKDRWLTGLPDNGLDQRTQAWFISNSVGGTVEGQRDASFAYPYGKRTAEVWHEVITDDGTDIWSIDGFLTIAARLTGVTPRDIDFITNADAPSAWGELVTLGPDARTALQQNGMTLTKKGDKYHVAYRKENKRPKLVSLLKEGAAQFAQIVRTPSRDSEARVAALAAEIQQRLSVLHPLHDGNGRISRAYAYLILRRAGFGIHADQPRQPLRVFDQDADQTTLAQDWKARFAAQPSALPPPLANRDMSLAAMPVNDTPDVERFVSRLAGGGMSERLADARAQEARLSTGGVIEPEDMWLVEELLAYIPHREAWLSQALVQSMNAFVQTYGAVRPGTVNPQAYAAAVPLKRQLEIEIAQRLSAGLDPQHNDSTPSVSTTPDDSSAMAIEPVAQDDADGQDRMEVMPASDDHNMLVQTPQPQQAPAVAPRTRTVNRRTRRFVAPADPVVPLPPRAAKVAALARLGGGSAGRAKRVKIATKPSGIQKPKRTPWAQRKKSSGARRK, encoded by the coding sequence ATGAGCGAGGCAGAGACGACGCGAAGACCGCAAGAGCCTAACCGGTCGGAGCTGGCGCCGGCATCCGAGCGGACGTCCGCCGGGATCGGAGCGCTCGACGACCAGCGCCCCGCCAGCCGCATGCACGCGCAAATGCGTGCCGCCATCGACACCAGTGCCCGAACGCAGGCTGTCGCACAACAGCGCAGGATCATTGTCGCGCCGCCGGCCCCGCAACTCCGGCGCCCCGCCCCGCCACCCGCGTCCGCGCCGATCCAGCGCGTGGTGGATTTCTCCAGCGACGTCGACAAGCAGTACACCAAGGACGCCTACCTGACGAAACTCAGGCAGGCGAGCGGCAAGAGTTTCGCCCATGTACGTCTGACATGGCTGGCGGCCGAGCGGTCCGCCGACAGGATCCGGCTCTCGAACAACATCGCCCTCGCGTGGGCGCAACTCGCCCCGTATGCACCGCCCGACGATCGTCAGGCCGGCACGCTCGGCACCTATCCCGAGAACGACGCCGCTCTTCTCGATAGCGCGGCCCGCGAGATTCCGATGGTCTCGCGCTATGACGTCGACCGGCACAGCGCCGCGATTGCCGCGCACTACCGGACGATATTTCCCTTTGCGCGGGAGGAGCCGGGCGAGGCCCAGACGCCGTGGAACCCGGACGACGCGCTCGACATCGCCGGTCGGCCCGCAACCATCGACCCCACGACGTGGGACAACCTGACCGACACGCAGCGAGCAGCGCTGGTCAGGCATCGAGACGATCTCGACGCACTGATGCGTGTCCTCCAGGGGTTGGTAAGGTCGGGCGCCCAGGATCAGGACGACTACGTGATCGCGCTGTACAGCCATCTGGCGGCGCGCCGGGGCGACGGGCGCAGCGTAGGCCGGATCGCGGGGCTGCGCGACAACGGGCGCTACCTGCAAACGATCGTGGACGTACGTCGTGGAAAGTCACCCAGAGTCGACGCGTACAGACCGACCAAATTCAGCGATGTCTCCGCCATCGACTGGGCATCGCGCGACGACCTGGCCGAAGACCGCCCCTTTCTGCGCCAACGTACCGACCAGTTGCGCAAGTCGCTGAGCGGCGACGACCTGCGCAACGAGCGCGACATCCTGACGAAATGGGCATCGCCGGCGACGGGCGTGCAGCGCGATAACGTGGGCATGGATCAGGACACGGTGGGCAAGAGCGTGCCGTCGCGCAAACGGGGAACCCCGGGGGCCAATGTCTCGCTGCTCGATACCACGCTCGCGCAGATCGCTCCCATCGAAGGCACGCTCTACGCCGCCTACGCGCGAAACGATTCGCTCAAGGTCGGTGAGGTCTTCAGTCAGGGCGCGCCGTTAAGCGCCAGCGAATCGGCGGGCGGCACCGTCACGTTTTCCAAGGGCGCCATGTCCGGCGCAAGTGCCGCCATGGACCGCTACAGGATCTATGCCAAGGGATTCAACGGTATTCCCATCAGCCCGCTCGCTCCGGACGTGGGGCATGGTCAGCGCGAGGTCGTGTTTCGCGCGCGGGCGACATTCAAGGTGCTGTCGATCGAGGCGGGGAATTTCGGCGCGGGAGTTACGCGTCTTGTGACGCTGCTGGAGCAGGGCGAATCGTCGTCGCACGCGAGCGCCGTGAAGCACAGTCAGGAGGCGTTGCTCAATCCGAAGGACCGATGGCTGACCGGCTTGCCGGACAACGGGCTCGATCAGCGCACGCAGGCCTGGTTCATTTCGAACAGCGTGGGTGGCACGGTCGAGGGCCAGCGCGACGCGAGCTTTGCCTACCCGTACGGCAAGCGAACGGCCGAAGTCTGGCACGAGGTGATTACCGACGATGGCACCGACATCTGGTCTATCGACGGATTCTTGACCATCGCCGCCCGGCTCACCGGCGTGACGCCTCGGGACATCGATTTCATCACAAACGCGGACGCCCCCTCGGCGTGGGGCGAGCTGGTGACACTTGGCCCCGACGCGCGCACGGCGCTTCAGCAAAACGGAATGACGCTCACCAAAAAGGGCGACAAATACCACGTGGCTTATCGGAAGGAAAACAAGCGGCCGAAGCTCGTCTCTCTTCTGAAAGAGGGGGCGGCGCAGTTCGCGCAGATCGTGCGAACGCCGTCGCGCGACAGCGAAGCACGTGTCGCCGCGCTCGCCGCCGAGATCCAGCAACGGCTCAGCGTGTTGCATCCGTTGCACGACGGTAACGGGCGGATCAGCCGGGCCTACGCCTATCTGATCTTGCGCCGCGCGGGTTTCGGCATCCACGCGGATCAACCGCGGCAGCCTCTGCGCGTGTTCGACCAGGACGCCGACCAGACGACGCTGGCGCAAGACTGGAAAGCCCGCTTCGCCGCGCAGCCTTCGGCGCTGCCCCCGCCGTTGGCGAACCGGGACATGTCGCTTGCCGCGATGCCGGTCAACGACACGCCGGACGTCGAGCGCTTCGTGAGCCGACTCGCCGGCGGCGGGATGAGCGAGCGTCTGGCCGACGCTCGTGCGCAGGAGGCGCGGCTGTCGACCGGGGGCGTTATCGAGCCGGAGGATATGTGGCTCGTGGAGGAGTTGCTCGCCTACATTCCGCACCGCGAGGCATGGCTTTCGCAGGCGCTGGTGCAGAGCATGAATGCGTTCGTGCAAACGTACGGCGCCGTTCGGCCCGGCACGGTGAATCCGCAAGCGTATGCCGCCGCGGTGCCGCTCAAGCGCCAGCTGGAGATCGAGATCGCGCAGCGCCTGAGCGCCGGTCTCGACCCGCAGCACAACGACAGCACCCCTTCCGTTTCGACAACGCCGGACGATTCGAGCGCGATGGCGATCGAGCCGGTCGCGCAGGACGATGCCGACGGGCAGGACCGGATGGAGGTCATGCCCGCGTCCGACGATCACAACATGCTCGTGCAGACGCCGCAACCGCAGCAGGCGCCGGCCGTCGCGCCTCGCACGCGCACCGTCAACCGTCGCACGCGCCGGTTCGTGGCGCCTGCGGACCCTGTCGTGCCGTTGCCGCCACGTGCGGCGAAGGTGGCGGCGCTGGCCAGGTTGGGCGGCGGTTCGGCCGGCCGTGCGAAGCGTGTCAAGATCGCGACGAAACCGTCGGGCATTCAAAAGCCGAAGCGCACGCCCTGGGCGCAGCGCAAGAAGTCGTCCGGTGCACGCAGGAAGTAG
- a CDS encoding mannose-1-phosphate guanylyltransferase/mannose-6-phosphate isomerase, translated as MAITPVILCGGSGTRLWPLSRASYPKQYLALAGSDTLLQQTIRRIGALDGALAPLIVSNNEQRFLVAEQLRAIDTTPSAIVLEPVARNTAPAVAAAAWIAQRQDADATLLVLPSDHAIAHEAKFREAVRAASTLAHDGYLVTFGIPPTSPHTGYGYIRRGSATPACANGFHIEQFIEKPDAAKAAELIAAGNCYWNSGMFMFRAAAYLDELERLAPEMLRQVKAAVDRGAVDIDFFRLDEASLQACPSDSIDYAVMEKAHRAAVVDADGLGWNDIGSWSAVAEIAERDENGNSLIGDVVAHGVKHSYVRSEGRMVAAIGVENLVIVETPDVVLVTSKDRVQDVKGVVETLIAEGRSESVFHQRVFRPWGDYEGICVGDRFQVKKIVVKPGASLSLQMHFHRSEHWIVVKGTARVVNGDHTILLTENQSTYIPLGTTHRLENPGKVPLELIEVQSGAYLGEDDIVRFQDDYGRTKQ; from the coding sequence ATGGCGATAACTCCTGTCATTCTGTGCGGCGGTAGCGGTACCCGTTTATGGCCCCTGTCGCGGGCGAGCTATCCCAAGCAGTATCTCGCGCTCGCCGGGTCCGACACATTGCTCCAGCAGACGATCCGGCGCATTGGCGCGCTCGACGGCGCGCTCGCGCCGCTGATCGTCTCCAACAACGAACAACGTTTTCTTGTGGCCGAGCAGTTGCGCGCCATCGACACGACGCCCAGCGCCATCGTGCTCGAACCCGTCGCACGCAATACGGCGCCGGCCGTGGCTGCGGCCGCATGGATTGCGCAGCGTCAGGATGCCGACGCCACGCTGCTCGTACTGCCCTCGGATCACGCGATCGCGCACGAGGCGAAATTCCGCGAAGCGGTGCGTGCCGCCAGCACACTGGCGCACGACGGCTATCTCGTCACCTTCGGCATTCCCCCGACATCGCCGCACACCGGCTACGGCTACATTCGCCGCGGCAGCGCTACGCCCGCATGCGCAAACGGATTTCACATCGAACAGTTCATCGAAAAGCCGGACGCCGCGAAGGCGGCCGAACTGATTGCCGCTGGCAACTGCTACTGGAACAGCGGCATGTTCATGTTCAGGGCGGCGGCGTATCTGGACGAGCTCGAACGTCTCGCCCCGGAGATGCTGCGGCAGGTGAAAGCCGCCGTCGACCGGGGCGCCGTCGATATCGACTTCTTCCGTCTGGACGAGGCGAGTCTGCAAGCGTGCCCGTCCGATTCCATCGACTATGCCGTCATGGAAAAGGCACACCGCGCGGCCGTGGTGGATGCCGACGGTCTTGGGTGGAACGACATCGGTTCGTGGTCGGCGGTGGCCGAGATTGCCGAGCGTGACGAGAATGGCAACAGTCTGATCGGCGACGTCGTGGCGCATGGTGTGAAGCACAGCTATGTGCGCAGTGAAGGCCGGATGGTGGCGGCTATCGGCGTCGAGAATCTCGTGATCGTGGAAACGCCGGATGTGGTGCTGGTCACGTCCAAGGATCGTGTGCAGGACGTCAAAGGCGTGGTCGAGACGCTCATCGCCGAAGGCCGCTCGGAGTCGGTGTTCCATCAGCGCGTATTCCGGCCGTGGGGCGACTACGAGGGCATTTGTGTCGGCGATCGTTTTCAGGTGAAGAAAATCGTCGTGAAACCGGGCGCTTCGCTGAGCTTGCAGATGCACTTTCACCGCTCGGAGCACTGGATCGTGGTGAAGGGCACGGCGCGCGTGGTGAACGGCGACCATACGATCCTGCTTACCGAAAACCAGTCGACGTATATTCCGCTGGGCACAACGCACCGTCTGGAAAATCCTGGCAAGGTGCCGCTCGAACTGATCGAAGTGCAGTCCGGCGCGTATCTGGGCGAAGACGACATCGTGCGATTTCAGGACGATTATGGGCGCACCAAACAATGA